Part of the Cohnella candidum genome, TCGGGCAGCGGGAAGTCCGCCGCTTTGCAGCTGGAAATCATCGCGTCGGAGATCGCTTGCACGTACTGGCCGACCGGCAGCGGCGTGTCGCCTTCCACGTAACGGATGCCGTAGCCGCCGCCGAGGTTGATGACCGAGAACGTCTCGCCCAGCTTAGCGCGAATGTCGATCGCGAAGGCCGCGATTTTCTCGACCGCCATGCGGAACCCTTCCACTTCGAAAATCTGCGAACCGATATGGGAATGGACGCCCAGCAGCTTCAGATTCGAAGCGGCAATCGCCTGCTCGACCGCACGGAACGCCGTTCCGTTGCCGAGGTCGAAACCGAACTTGGAATCTTGCTGGCCCGTGGAAATGTAATCGTGCGTATGCGCTTCGACGCCCGGCGTAATGCGGAGCAGGACGTTGACCGTTTTGCCCTTTTCTTGGGCGAGCGAGTTCAGGAGTTGCATTTCCGTGAAATTGTCGACCACGAAGCAGCCGATGTTCGCGTCAAGCGCCATGTTGATTTCGTCCGGCGTTTTGTTGTTGCCGTGGAAATGGATGCGCTCCGCGGGGAAGCCCGCTTTCAGCGCGGTGTGCAGTTCACCGTCGGAGACGACGTCCAGGCTCATGCCCTCTTCTTCCGCGACGCGGCACATCGCCATGACGCAGAACGCTTTGGAGGCATACGCCACTTGGAAGCGGAGGCCGGTTTTGCGGAATGCTTCCGTGAATTCGCGGGCGCGCTGGCGCACCAGCGTCTCGTCTACGATATAGAGAGGCGTCCCGAATTCTTTCGCGAGATCGGTGACGTCGCACCCTCCGATCTCCAAATGTCCTTGTGCGTTGATTCGGCTCGTTCCATGCAAAAACATCGTCTTTTCCCCTTTATACTGGATTCGGAATGGGATCGGCAAGCGATCGATCCGGCATTTGCATATTTATCCTGAGTATAGCGGAAAAGGTCCTTGCGGAAAATGGAGAATTTGCCGGATCATTTGCATTCGTCCGCTTGTCCGGGGGTCGGCCATCAGGTCGGTTGCTTCTGGTTCTGTTTAGGCCGATAAAGGGAAGGACGGGTGTCGCTCTCCGGCATCGGCATTCTAAGGAAGATCGCCAGCAGCGCCTTGCCGTTGAACGGAACCAAAGGCCACAAATACGGCGAGTTGAACGATCTCGCCAGCGCCAAATACAGAAACAGAAGCGTCGTCCCGACCACGAAGCCGGGAACTTTGAAGAAGTAAACGGCGACGAGCAGCCCGAGCCGGACGATGCGATTGGCGAGTCCCAACTCATAGCTGGGCGTGGCGAACATTCCGATCGCGGAGACGGCCATGTACAATATAACCTCGTTGATGAACAGCCCCGTTTTGACCGCAATGTCCCCGATCAAGATGGCCGAAAGCAGCGTCATGGCGGTGACGAGCGGGGCGGGCGTGTGGACCGCAGCCAGCCTCATGAGGTCGACCCCCATTTCGGCAATGATGAACTGCAGGATGAGCGGAAGATCCCCGGTTTTGTCGGCCCCTACGAACCATAGCCAATCCGGGCGGACGGCCATGTTTTGCGCGTACAGAAACCATAAAGGAAGCATGAACATGGACGCCAGAATACCAATATATCGTACCCATCTCAAATAGGTACCGATAAACGGGCTCTGACGGCTTTCTTCCGCGTGCTGGACCAGGTCAAAAAAAGTGGTCGGAAGCATCATCGCGCTCGGGGAAGTATCCGTAAACAAGACAAGCGAACCTTCCAGCATTTGCGCCGCGACGACGTCGGGACGTTCCGTGTAGCGGACATTCGGAAAAGGGTTCCATCCTTTGTTAATCATCATTTCTTCCAACTGTTTATCGGCCAAGGGGAGCGCGTCGACCTTGACCTTTTTCACTTTATCGCGGACCGCTTCGACAAGTTTGGGGTCCGTGATATCGTCGATGTATCCGATACAGACGTCCGTTTGGCTTCGCATGCCGACCTTCATCATCTCGAACCGGGCTTTGCGGTCTCGCAACCGTCTCCGGACCAGCCCGATGTTCATCAGCAGCGTTTCGGTGAATCCGTCCTTACTTCCGCGGACGACCTTCTCCAGCACAGGCTGCTCGGGATTCCTCGCTGGATATTGCTTCGCGTCGATCAGAAGGACGGCCTCTTGACCGTCGATGTAGAATGCGGTGTTTCCCATCATGACCTGATCCAACATGCTGTTGAAGGACTCCGTCCGGATCACCTGCATGGCCGGAACGTACTGCGTGAGATACGCTTCGAGCGCTTCATGGCTGAGACAGGACGGATCCAGGTGGGACAGGCGTTTGAGCACCTCGTTCATCGTGGCATCCTTCACGAATACGCTCAGGAACAGGAAAGCGATACGGCGGTCGCCGAACGGCACTTCCCTCACTTGCACCTCGAAGCTTTTGTTGAAGCCGACCTCGCGTTCCAGCCTCTCTTTCCAGCGGTTCAGATCGGATGGGATCCGGTCATTGGCGGGCGGTTTCGCTTGTTCGGCGGATTTGCCGTTGGACCCATGATGCGCTGCCCCTTTTGCTTTGTCGTCCTGGCCTGGGTCTCGGTTTCCCAAGCCGTCCGGCAATCCTCCGATATCGTCCAACCCCATCGGCAAATCCATGCTTCCGTGAACCGTCGGTTCCACGTTCGTTCCTCCTCTCATAGTCGAAACCACAGCCAGTCGATCAACGAGCCCGCCACCTTGCCCAGGACCATGGCCATCAGGAGCGAGAATAAGTAAGGCTTCAACCGGAGTTTTTTGGAGATGATCGGAAGCACGTTAAGCACCTCCGTTAAAGCCGCCGCGAACATGCCCACGAAAACGCCCTGAAATACCGCGGGAACGAGAAGAAGCCACGCCGGCCATCCCAGTATCCAATGGAACTGGTCCGCGGAAATCCAATACAGCGCTCCGAGCAGAATCGCGGACTCGAACAAGCCGGAGCGCCTGTGCGCTTGGGTGAGCTGGACCAATCGGGGAATCAGGTCCAGGACGATTAACAACGCGACGAACGCGCTGCCGACGGAGAAGCCGCCCGCAAGAGCAACCGCGGCGAGCAGCGTTCCGGTTAACCAATCAGCCACCTCGCCCCTTCGCCTCCTCCCCGTCGTGTTTGCGCCGATATTCTTCCGTGATGATATAGTGGTTCACATTTTCCTGGTACATGAACATTTCCACTTCGAGCGGATTCGGCTCATCGCTGCGCTTCTTGCGGAGCAAACGGTTGAAAAACAGCAGCATGCCGAGGCCGACGCCCAGCGAATAAGGAATTTGAAACAGCCACGGATGGCGCTCGGACCTCCCGACGATCAACTCCGTAATCCTGCGCTGAACGTGCGGCATGTTGACGTCGGCGTGGAAGTTCATCAGAGCCATGCCCGACCCGAAAAAAAGCAGCAGCCATGCCAGCACGAGCGTGATGAGCCGCGGTTTGGCGGCGGCGTCGGTCGAGACCTCGATGAGCACGTGCGGTTCGCCGAACGTTTCCACGTTCATGCCGGGCACCGCCTCCCGGACGGCTTTGACCACCTGGAGCATGTCGATGACGATCATGCTCCCATCCTCCGGCTGGACGCGGTGCAGCGGCAGCTTTTTCAGTTGCTGGTCGTGCCGGGATTCCGTCACGAGCCTCGACACCATGCCGAGCGTAATCACGCTCCCCGGCGGCACGACGACCCGGCGCCGAAGCCTGACGTAGACGACGGACGACTTTTCCATGCGCACCCTCCCCCGGATGGGCTTTCCGGTTAGTATGGTTCACGAGCGCGGGGGATAGTCGGAGGGGCCGACCGAATAACTCAGGGCCACCGAAGACGGTCTCACCGTCTTACGGAGCAGGATTGGTTACTTTGGCGATACCTAAGACGGTCTCACCGTCTTGCGGAGCGGATTTGGTTACTTTGGCGCTACCGAAGACGGTCTCACCGTCTTGCGGAGCTAATTTGGTTACTTTGGCGGTACCTAAGACGGTCTCACCGTCTTACGAAACCGATTTGGTTACTTTGTCGTTACCTAAGACGTTCTCACCATCTTGCGGACGGATTTGGTTACTTTGCCGTTACCGAAGACGGTGTCACCGTCTTGCGGAGCAGATTTGGTTACTTTGTCGTTACCTAAGACGTTCTCACTATCTTGCGGAGCGGATTGGATTACTTTGCCGTTACCAAAGACGGTCTCACCGTCTTGCGGAGCAGATTTGGTTACTTTGGCGTTACCGAAGACGGTCTCACCGTCTTGCGGAGCAGATTTGGTTACTTTGGCGTTACCGAAGACGGTCTCACCGTCTTGCGGAACGGATTTGGTTACTTTGGCGGTACCGAAGACGGTCTAGACGTCTTGCGGCTTGAACGTTTGGTGCGAGAAAGTTTAAAACATGAAGTTTCGAGCCTTAGGGGTCAATTCATAAAAGTGAAAGCGTTCAGTACCTCTTCCCAATGGCTGCAGCAATCCTTTTCCCACCATCATTCGAATGATTTTTCTGCCGGCGTCCTTTTGAAAATTCGTACAGAGCGTGACGTCATCCATATTGATGGGTCGATTTAAATACAACGCAAAGCGAATAATTTCCCTTTCATAGATGCTTAAGTCTCGATAAGCCTCCCCGGGCAGGGCGGAGTGGATGCCGATGAGTTCGTAGAGGGTGCGGCGGCAGTAGTCGGGCCTCTTGTCCAATTGGTCCCAGGTGAATGGGATGTAGGTGATTTTGCGCGCGGCCATCGTGCAGATGCGGACTTGTTCGAAGTCGAAGCGGTCGCGGGTGATTTTCTCGGCGTGAGGAACATAACCGAGGCTCTCCACCCCCCAGCGTAACGGCGGATTGAAGAAGTCGATGTAGATCCTGACGCCTGTGTTGCTGATCAACTCGTATTCCATCACCAGTCCTTCGGGAGACGGCAGAACAGGTCGAAGCGCTTCGCAATACAATTTCTTTTCTCCCGTTTTGTCCCTACGCAGCATCTCCAATCTCTGGCCCGTCGCCGTTCGGATCTGTTCCTCCCACAACCCATCAAACTCCTTTTCGTACGCCAATGAACACACCCCTCCATCGGCCGGAAATGCAAAAACGCCGCTCACCCCATCCGGGGCAAACGGCGTATGCTTTACGCGGCACTATAATTGGCTTTAAAACTATCAGAAAATTCACAGCACGTCTAGAGGTGAGTCAAACAGGTCAGTGGTGTGCGATGTTGGGTGCGACGTTGGGTGCGACGTTGGGTGCATTACGCGGACAAGTGTCTACTGCGCGATCTGATCCTTGATATTCTGCAGGATCTTCTTCTCCAGGCGGCTGACCTGCACTTGCGAAATGCCGAGCCGGCTGGCGACCTCCGACTGCGTCTGGTCGCGGAAGTATCGCAGGAACACGATAAGCCGCTCCCGCTCGCTGAGCGATTGGATCGCCTCGGTCAGCGCGAGCTTGTCGAACCAGCGCTCCTGCGACTCGTCGGCGATTTGGTCCATCAGCGTGATCGGGTCACCGTCGTTCTCGAACACGGTCTCGTGGATCGACGCCGGTGGCTTGTTCGCTTCCTGGGCGAAGACGATTTCCTCGGCCGTGACGCCAAGTTCGTCGGCGATTTCGCCGATCGTGGCGGCGCGGCCCAACCGTTTGGCGAGCTCGTCCTTGACCTTGCGCACCCGGTTGGCCATTTCCTTCAGCGAACGGCTGACCTTCAAGGTGCCGTCGTCGCGCAGGAACCGCTGAATCTCCCCGATGATCATCGGGACGGCGTACGTGGAAAATTTGACGTCATAACTCAAATCGAATTTGTCTACCGACTTCAGCAGTCCAATGCAGCCGATCTGGAACAGATCGTCGCTGTCGTAGCCCCGGTTCGCGAACCGCTGGACGACGGACCACACCAAACGGATGTTGCTGTTGACCAGTGTGTCCCGCGCCGTCGTATCGCCGGATTGGCTGAGCGCGATGAGGCGCTTGACCTCCGTGTCGTCCAAATACGCCGGCGGCGACGACGAACGTTTAAATTCCCATTCCATGCCTCCAACCCCTGCCGCGCGGTTAATTGAACAACGCCTTTTTGGACTCGATCCGTTTCTTCATCGTCAGGCGGGTGCCGCCTCCGGGAACGCTTGCCGCTTCGAACTCGTCCATGAAATTTTCCATGATCGTGAATCCCATGCCGGAACGTTCCAGCTCCGGGCGGGACGTATACAGCGGCTGGCGGGCCAGCTCCAAATCCTCGATTCCTCTGCCTTGGTCACTCACCGACAGGGAGAACACATCTCCGTCGATGGAGGCTTCCAGCGTCACTTCGCCCTCCGGCCGGTTGTCGTAGCCGTGGATGATCGCGTTCGTGACCGCTTCGGATACGACCGTTTTGATCTCGTCGAGCTCCTCCAGCGTCGGGTCCAGTTGGGACACGAAGGCGGCGATCGCGACGCGCGCGAAGGCTTCGTTTTCGGATCTGGCGGCGAAAGACAGCTTCATGAAATTGTGTCCGTTCATGATACGACCTCCAAACTGGCGAGCGCCGAACGTTCGGACTCGTGCAGCGACAGGATTTTGAAAAGACCCGAAAGCTCGAACAGCCGTTTGACGCTCGCTTGGGCGTCGCAGACGACCATTTTGCCGCCGCGGCTTTTAACCAGCTTATAACGGCCCAAGATGACGCCGAGCCCCGAGCTGTCCATGAACTGGAGCTCTTTCAGGCTCAAAACGACGTGTTCGCACCGGCCCCTCAGGATCGCATCCTCCATTTTGAAACGGACGATATCCGCGGTGTGGTGGTCCAATTCCCCTCTCAGGCGAACGATCAGCACGTTGCGGTGCTGCTCGAGCTCCACTTGCAAACTCATGCCGGTCTACCTCCCCCAGTAAAAAGCTTGAATGACCAATTCTACGATCCTCTCGGCCATTCCTGCCCCCCGACAAAACTAGAAGCAACCCCCTCCGACCCGACAAAAAACGCAACGCGAAACGACCGGGCCGGCCTCTAAGGGACAGAGAATGACGTTTGGACGAGCGCTTCCGGAAGCGTTCCCCAAAACCGGCGGCTGCGCGGAAATGCCGAAAAGGCGGCGACGCGACTAGCCCGTCCTTCCGCCCCTTGGCTCCGTCATTCGGACATGAACAAGTGACCCGCCGAACGCTTGAACAGCGTCCACCATCCCGCTTTATCGACCGCCAACGGCGACGCCACCGGAAACTCCTTGAGCACCTGCTCCCCTCGGTAGACGACCAGCTTGCCCACCGGCTGGCCGGCCTTCACCGGCGCCTTCACGGAGGAATCGAGCACGAGCTCGTGGCGGATGCCTTTGCCGGCGTCCCCTTTTTTCAGCAGCACGCTGTACGAACGGTCGGCGACGAGCGGCACTTGGGCGATCTTCCCTTTTTCCACCTTCAGCGTTCCTATCGCGTCGCCTTTCTTGTAAATCGGCACGTTCGTATACTGCGCGAACGCGTAGTCGAACAGATGCGAGACTTCCGCATTGCGGGTTTTCGTGTTCGGCTCGCCCATCACGACGGCGATCAGACGCAGGTTATCCCGGCGCGCCGTGGCGGACAGGCAAAATTTGGCCTCGCTGGTGAACCCCGTTTTCAAGCCGTCCGCCCCGTGATAGAAACGGACCAGTTTGTTCGTGTTGACGAGCCAGAAAGGCTTTTCGCTGTCTTTGCGCAAGTAATCCTGGTACAAGCCGGTGAACTTCGTGATCTGCTCGTATTTCAGCAGCTCGCGCGACATGATCGCGATGTCATGGGCGGACGATACATGGCCAGAGGCCGGCAATCCGTTCGGATTCATGAACTTCGTATCGGTCAGTCCCAGCTCTTTCGCTTTCTCGTTCATCATCCGGACGAACTCCGCTTCGCTGCCGCCGAGTTTTTCGGCCAGCGCGACGGAAGCGTCGTTCCCGGAGGCGAGCGCGACGCCCTTGAGCATGTCCTCCACGCTCATCACTTCGCCGGGCTCGAGGAAAATTTGCGAACCGCCCATCGAAGCGGCGTATTCGCTCGTTTGGACCTTATCGGTCATTTTGAGCCGGCCCTGGTCGATGGCTTCCATCACCAGCAGCATCGTCATGATTTTCGTAATGCTGGCGGGCGGCAGCGCGGCGTGCGAGTTTTTCTCGAAAACGACGGTGCCGCTGTCCGCGTCCATGAGAATCGCGGATTTGGCGTTGGGCGCCAGGTCCGTCGCGGGTTTGGCGGGCACGGGCTCCTTGGCGGCGGCCGGTGCGGCCGGAGCGGCTGCCAGCGCGGCGGACAGCAGCGCGGCGGCGAGGATAAGCGGAAATCTGCGACGCTGAACGTTCAAAACGGGTTTCCCCCTCCTACAGAGGCCCAATTTCGGCCATGTTTTCTTCTTCCATCCAGTGTTCCCCCGCGCCAAGTAAATTATTCCAGAAAACAAAAAAGACCCGTCAGGCTTCTTGCTGCCCTTCGGGTCTTTGAATTCTATGTTCCGCCGTCAAATCATCAGCAATTCACGGATATCCTCTTCGCCGAGCGATGTCAGCGACTCTTCTCCCGGCTGCACGACGGCGTCGATCAAATCGCGTTTACGTTGCTGCAGCGCGAACATCTTCTCTTCGATCGTGCCTTGCGTGACGAGCCGGATGACCTGCACGACGTTTTTCTGCCCGATGCGGTGGGCCCGGTCGGCCGCCTGTTGTTCGACCGCCGGATTCCACCACAAGTCGAACAGCAGCACCGTGTCGGCTCCGGTCAGGTTCAACCCGGTTCCGCCCGCTTTGAGCGAAATCAGGAACAGCTCCCCTTCCCCTTCGTTAAATCGGCGGCACAGCTCCACCCGGTCGCGGCCCGGCGTCTGCCCGTCGAGATAGAAGTAGGAGGCTCCCATTTTCTCCAGCTCTCTGCGGATGATGCCGAGCATCTCCGTGAATTGCGAGAAAACGAGCATGCGTTTGCCGGAATCGCGGCATTCCTGCACGATCTCCAGCAGCTGCTCGAGCTTGCCGGACTCCCCTTCGTACCCTTCCACGAACATCGCCGGATGGCAGCACAGCTGGCGCAGCC contains:
- the lysA gene encoding diaminopimelate decarboxylase — protein: MFLHGTSRINAQGHLEIGGCDVTDLAKEFGTPLYIVDETLVRQRAREFTEAFRKTGLRFQVAYASKAFCVMAMCRVAEEEGMSLDVVSDGELHTALKAGFPAERIHFHGNNKTPDEINMALDANIGCFVVDNFTEMQLLNSLAQEKGKTVNVLLRITPGVEAHTHDYISTGQQDSKFGFDLGNGTAFRAVEQAIAASNLKLLGVHSHIGSQIFEVEGFRMAVEKIAAFAIDIRAKLGETFSVINLGGGYGIRYVEGDTPLPVGQYVQAISDAMISSCKAADFPLPEIWIEPGRSIVGDAGTTLYTIGTSKDIPGVRKYIAVDGGMTDNPRPALYESKYDALLANRANDEATEVVSIAGKACESGDMLIWDLKLPESKSGDLLAVFCTGAYNYAMASNYNRIRRPAVVFVKDGKADLVVARESHEDISRNDLIPERLRKQAVSR
- a CDS encoding spore germination protein, whose product is MEPTVHGSMDLPMGLDDIGGLPDGLGNRDPGQDDKAKGAAHHGSNGKSAEQAKPPANDRIPSDLNRWKERLEREVGFNKSFEVQVREVPFGDRRIAFLFLSVFVKDATMNEVLKRLSHLDPSCLSHEALEAYLTQYVPAMQVIRTESFNSMLDQVMMGNTAFYIDGQEAVLLIDAKQYPARNPEQPVLEKVVRGSKDGFTETLLMNIGLVRRRLRDRKARFEMMKVGMRSQTDVCIGYIDDITDPKLVEAVRDKVKKVKVDALPLADKQLEEMMINKGWNPFPNVRYTERPDVVAAQMLEGSLVLFTDTSPSAMMLPTTFFDLVQHAEESRQSPFIGTYLRWVRYIGILASMFMLPLWFLYAQNMAVRPDWLWFVGADKTGDLPLILQFIIAEMGVDLMRLAAVHTPAPLVTAMTLLSAILIGDIAVKTGLFINEVILYMAVSAIGMFATPSYELGLANRIVRLGLLVAVYFFKVPGFVVGTTLLFLYLALARSFNSPYLWPLVPFNGKALLAIFLRMPMPESDTRPSLYRPKQNQKQPT
- a CDS encoding stage V sporulation protein AB, whose product is MADWLTGTLLAAVALAGGFSVGSAFVALLIVLDLIPRLVQLTQAHRRSGLFESAILLGALYWISADQFHWILGWPAWLLLVPAVFQGVFVGMFAAALTEVLNVLPIISKKLRLKPYLFSLLMAMVLGKVAGSLIDWLWFRL
- a CDS encoding stage V sporulation protein AA; this encodes MEKSSVVYVRLRRRVVVPPGSVITLGMVSRLVTESRHDQQLKKLPLHRVQPEDGSMIVIDMLQVVKAVREAVPGMNVETFGEPHVLIEVSTDAAAKPRLITLVLAWLLLFFGSGMALMNFHADVNMPHVQRRITELIVGRSERHPWLFQIPYSLGVGLGMLLFFNRLLRKKRSDEPNPLEVEMFMYQENVNHYIITEEYRRKHDGEEAKGRGG
- the sigF gene encoding RNA polymerase sporulation sigma factor SigF is translated as MEWEFKRSSSPPAYLDDTEVKRLIALSQSGDTTARDTLVNSNIRLVWSVVQRFANRGYDSDDLFQIGCIGLLKSVDKFDLSYDVKFSTYAVPMIIGEIQRFLRDDGTLKVSRSLKEMANRVRKVKDELAKRLGRAATIGEIADELGVTAEEIVFAQEANKPPASIHETVFENDGDPITLMDQIADESQERWFDKLALTEAIQSLSERERLIVFLRYFRDQTQSEVASRLGISQVQVSRLEKKILQNIKDQIAQ
- the spoIIAB gene encoding anti-sigma F factor → MNGHNFMKLSFAARSENEAFARVAIAAFVSQLDPTLEELDEIKTVVSEAVTNAIIHGYDNRPEGEVTLEASIDGDVFSLSVSDQGRGIEDLELARQPLYTSRPELERSGMGFTIMENFMDEFEAASVPGGGTRLTMKKRIESKKALFN
- the spoIIAA gene encoding anti-sigma F factor antagonist, which produces MSLQVELEQHRNVLIVRLRGELDHHTADIVRFKMEDAILRGRCEHVVLSLKELQFMDSSGLGVILGRYKLVKSRGGKMVVCDAQASVKRLFELSGLFKILSLHESERSALASLEVVS
- a CDS encoding D-alanyl-D-alanine carboxypeptidase family protein, translating into MNVQRRRFPLILAAALLSAALAAAPAAPAAAKEPVPAKPATDLAPNAKSAILMDADSGTVVFEKNSHAALPPASITKIMTMLLVMEAIDQGRLKMTDKVQTSEYAASMGGSQIFLEPGEVMSVEDMLKGVALASGNDASVALAEKLGGSEAEFVRMMNEKAKELGLTDTKFMNPNGLPASGHVSSAHDIAIMSRELLKYEQITKFTGLYQDYLRKDSEKPFWLVNTNKLVRFYHGADGLKTGFTSEAKFCLSATARRDNLRLIAVVMGEPNTKTRNAEVSHLFDYAFAQYTNVPIYKKGDAIGTLKVEKGKIAQVPLVADRSYSVLLKKGDAGKGIRHELVLDSSVKAPVKAGQPVGKLVVYRGEQVLKEFPVASPLAVDKAGWWTLFKRSAGHLFMSE